Proteins encoded together in one Sphingomonas radiodurans window:
- the rplC gene encoding 50S ribosomal protein L3, which yields MRTGVIAKKMGMTRVFQDDGRHVPVTVLQLEGLQVVSRRETDRDGYTAVQLGAGVAKVKNVNKPQRGHFGKAEVEPKAVVHEFRVTEDNLLDVGAEISADHYVAGQLVDIQGRTQGKGFAGGMKRWNFGGLRATHGVSVSHRSLGSTGQRQDPGRVFKNKKMAGHMGDKFRTQQNLEIVGTDTERGLIFVKGSVPGSKGGWLFVKDAVKVKPHAEAPFPASLKAANSNTAEAAPATDAVDGQEG from the coding sequence ATGCGTACCGGCGTGATCGCGAAGAAGATGGGCATGACCCGCGTGTTTCAGGATGATGGCCGGCATGTGCCGGTTACCGTCCTGCAGCTCGAAGGGCTTCAGGTCGTCTCTCGCCGCGAAACCGATCGTGACGGCTATACCGCCGTCCAGCTTGGCGCAGGTGTCGCCAAGGTTAAGAACGTTAACAAGCCGCAGCGTGGCCACTTCGGCAAGGCCGAAGTCGAGCCCAAGGCAGTCGTGCATGAATTTCGCGTGACCGAGGACAATCTCCTCGATGTCGGCGCGGAGATCTCTGCCGATCATTACGTTGCTGGCCAGTTGGTCGATATCCAGGGTCGTACCCAGGGTAAGGGCTTCGCCGGCGGCATGAAGCGCTGGAACTTTGGTGGTTTGCGGGCAACCCACGGCGTGTCGGTCTCGCACCGTTCGCTGGGTTCGACCGGTCAGCGCCAGGATCCGGGCCGCGTCTTCAAGAACAAGAAGATGGCCGGCCACATGGGCGACAAGTTCCGCACGCAGCAGAACCTCGAAATCGTCGGCACCGACACCGAGCGTGGCCTCATCTTCGTCAAGGGCTCGGTCCCTGGCTCGAAGGGTGGCTGGCTGTTCGTCAAGGACGCCGTGAAGGTCAAGCCGCATGCTGAAGCGCCGTTCCCGGCCAGCCTGAAGGCTGCCAACAGCAATACCGCCGAGGCCGCTCCCGCGACCGACGCGGTCGACGGCCAGGAGGGCTGA